The following proteins come from a genomic window of unidentified bacterial endosymbiont:
- the ispH gene encoding 4-hydroxy-3-methylbut-2-enyl diphosphate reductase, whose protein sequence is MQIILANPRGFCAGVDRAISIVERALSLYGVPLYVRHEVVHNRSVVQGFQQRGVQFIEQLSEVPEGAIVIFSAHGVSQAVRQAAAARHLTIFDATCPLVTKVHMEVARASRAGIETILIGHRDHPEVEGTLGQYHNPQGAIYLVENVGQVAQLRVRHAERLCFVTQTTLSVEDTAQVIQALKARFPSIVGPRKEDICYATTNRQAAVQVLAQQVDVVLVVGSANSSNSNRLVEVAQRLGKPAYLVDTSSAIQPHWLQEIDTVGVTAGASAPEQLVQQIIAQLRSLGGQPVVELRGVEEQMVFAIPKALQIPAVMAG, encoded by the coding sequence GTGCAAATTATATTAGCTAATCCGCGGGGGTTTTGTGCCGGAGTGGATCGAGCTATCAGCATTGTTGAACGGGCATTAAGCCTCTATGGCGTACCACTGTATGTTCGCCATGAGGTGGTACATAACCGCAGCGTGGTCCAGGGATTCCAGCAACGAGGTGTCCAGTTTATCGAGCAGTTGAGCGAGGTTCCAGAGGGGGCCATCGTTATCTTCTCAGCCCATGGTGTTTCGCAGGCGGTGCGGCAAGCCGCCGCCGCGCGCCACTTAACAATTTTTGATGCGACTTGCCCCTTGGTGACTAAAGTCCATATGGAAGTTGCCCGGGCTAGTCGTGCAGGGATTGAGACCATTTTGATTGGGCATCGAGATCATCCTGAGGTAGAGGGTACCCTAGGGCAGTATCATAATCCTCAGGGGGCGATCTATTTGGTGGAGAACGTTGGGCAAGTGGCCCAGTTGAGGGTACGCCACGCTGAGCGCCTCTGCTTTGTCACCCAGACAACGCTCTCTGTCGAGGATACTGCCCAAGTGATTCAGGCGCTTAAAGCGCGTTTTCCGAGCATTGTTGGCCCACGCAAAGAAGATATCTGCTACGCGACGACCAATCGCCAGGCTGCGGTGCAGGTATTAGCTCAACAGGTTGATGTGGTGTTGGTCGTGGGATCAGCCAACTCCTCTAACTCTAATCGCTTGGTAGAGGTCGCGCAGCGTCTAGGTAAGCCCGCCTATCTGGTTGATACGTCCTCGGCGATTCAACCCCATTGGCTGCAGGAGATCGACACCGTGGGGGTGACGGCGGGCGCTTCAGCGCCCGAGCAGTTGGTACAACAGATCATCGCTCAGCTGCGCTCACTCGGTGGTCAACCAGTGGTAGAGCTGAGGGGTGTTGAAGAGCAGATGGTTTTTGCTATACCCAAGGCGCTGCAAATCCCTGCCGTCATGGCGGGATAG